Within the Halomonas sp. HL-93 genome, the region GTAGCGCACGTCGTCGTTTGACAGGGTGATCTGCATGCCTTGTTCGGCTAGCAGGCCACCGTTCAAAGCCTCAACTTCTTCAAGCATGTCACGCTTGATGTCGATCACGTTGGCCCCCGGCTCCCGGCGAACTTGAACGCTGAGCACCGGCTCGCCAGCGGCGTTATACGATCGCGAGGTGAGCTCGGCGTAGGACTGCTGCACCTCAGCGACATCACCGAGTCGAATGACTTCGTCACCCTGGCGCCTGAGGATTAATGCTTCCAGGCTTTCTACGTCTTCAAAGCGCCCCACGGTGCGCAGCAAATAGCGCCGCTTGCCGCTTTCCAAGTCACCGCTTGAGACGTCTTGATTACGTTCCTGTAGGGCAGCTTGAATGTCGCTGATACTGAGGTCGCGGGCGGCCAGCGCGTCGGGGTTGATCAGCAACTGCATTTGCCGTTCGGCCCCGCCAGAGACGGTCACTTCCGACACCCCGGTGACACTTTCCATGCGCGGGCGCACATTATCTTCCAGGTAATCGCGCATGGCCGGCATGTCGAGCTGGCGAGGGTTGCCCTCGCGTGGGCCGACGTTGAAATACATGAACGCGTTGGCCGAAAACGAGTTGGCGACAATGCGCGGCTGATCAACATTGGTAGGGTAGGAGGGTACCTGGCTCAGGGCGTTATTGACCCGAATCAGCGTTTCGGTGAGGTCGACGCCAAAAGGAAACTCGAGCTCGATTTCAGCGCTGCCGCTGCTGGCGGTGGACTCCATGCGCTGTAGATTGGGCACGTTGCGTAGATATTCTTCCTGCTCGATAAGGATATCTTTTTCAATATCCTGCGGGTTAGCACCGGCCCACTGGGTCTCGACGCCAATCACCCGGGTTTCCAGGTCGGGAATCATCTGCACGGGAATTCGCCAGATGGCGGCAATGCCCACAATCATTAAAATCAGAGTGACCACGCTGACTAAAATGCCGTGACGGATAATGGCGGCAAACATGCGCGAGGGCGCTCCTTTTAATCGTCAGTTAGGGACAAGGATTGCCCCTCCTCAAGGCGCTCGTTGCCCACCACAACGACGCGATCACCCTCCGCAATGCCATCATGGACGGCAACATTGCCCTCATGGCTGTCGCCGATCTCGACGCGTTGCTCGTAAGCCCGCCATTCGCCGTCTTCCTCACGGGCAAGCCAAACACTCACGCTGCCATCCGGGCGACGGATAAGTGCATCGCGGGGAACGCTGGGGCCTGATTCGCCCTCGATACGCAAACGCCCCTCAACCGCCATGCCAGGGAGCAAACTGAGCGACTCGCGGGGTTCGGCACGTAGCAGGAATTGGCGGCTATTGGTGTCTTGCGGTACCTGCGCCTGGGGACGGGCTTTATGCCACTGGTTGTCGCCTTCCTGGCGTATCTCAAGGATGGCGTCATCCATTTGCGAGTAGGCGGAGAAGGGTACTGAGAAATCAACCGTTAACGAGTCAATATCGACCAGCGTCATTAACGTGTCGCCGGGTGTGACCCATTCGCCGACGTCGCTTTCCCGTTGGGTGATCAGAGCGTTGAAGGGAGCGGTGATGTCGTGACGTGATACGCGCAGCTCCCAAAGACCCTGTTCCGCCTTCTGAGCATTCAGGGTGGCTTCAGCGGCGGCCAGGGTATTTTGCCGCTGGCGCTGTTCGCTGGCGGCAATATTTTGCTGTGCGGATAACTGGTTGGCTTCGTTGAGCCGCTGACGGGCGTCATCGCGATCGGCACGGGCCTGTTCAACATTGGCCTCGGCACGCTGGCGTTCCAGTTCAGCTTCTCGGCTATCCAGCGCCATCAGGCGTTCGCCTTGGCTTACCCGGTCGCCAAGTGCGACGTCAAGCGTCGTGACTTGGCCCGCCTCGGCGCTGGAGACCTGGGACGTGCGCGGTGCACTGACGCTGCCGTTCAAGCGCAACATCTCAACACGCGGGGTTTCTTCAACCAGCAGGGTTTCTACCCGTGTTTCCTGGGCGGTGGCCGTACCCGCTGTCACCATCAGCAAGGTCAGCGCCACTGTGCACGCCCTGAAAGTGCGGCCGATAGACCGGAAACGTCGCAAGTTAACTCATCCTTCACCTCAAGCAATGCCTCAGCATGCCATAATAGAACGGTCGATTGGCGTTGGTGAGATCAACGTTGTCCGCGCTTGAGTGCGCCTAGTAGCGCTTGCAGCGGGTGTTCAAGGGTTTGCGCGGAGTAGCGCTTGACCTGACTGCGGCACGAATAACCGGTGGCTAATAATTTGCCCGCGTTTTCGTCGGCGTCCACCTGCGGCTGCCAGGATTGAGCGTAAATGGTTCTGGAGGTGGCGGTATTACGGGTTTCATGGCCGTAAGTGCCGGACATGCCGCAGCAGCCGGTGCTGACCAGCTCAAGCTCCAGCCCGAAGGCCGCGAACACCTGTTGCCACGCCTTGGGGCTGCCCGGCGCGTTAGTGCTTTCGGTGCAGTGGGAAAGCAGCTTGAAGCCGGGGTCGTTCACCTTCAGCGGACGGGTGGCGAGGGTGTTAAGGCGAGTCGTCAGCCATTCCTGCAGCATCAGCACCTCTGGCACCGCCTCATTGCCCAGCGCTTTGACGTACTCCTGGCGGTAAGTCAGCGTCATCGCCGGGTCGATACCCACCAGAGGGATCTCAAAGTGTGCCAGCGTGCGCAGCCGTTCGGCCTGTTTCTGCGCCGTGCGTTCAAACGCCCCCAGGAAGCCCTGTACGTGCAGTGGCTTGCCGTTGGCGGAAAAAGGCATCACGAACACCCGCAGGTTGAGCCGCGACAGCAGCTCGACGATATCCATCACCAGTTTGGCTTCAAAGTGGCTGGTAAACGCATCTTGGACGATGATCACGCTGTTGGCGCGCTGCTGCTCGGTAAGCAGCGCAAGTGAGGTCGGCGTAGCCTCCGCCACACCCCAGGCGCGCAGCTTTTTCTTTAGGTTGGCGCGGGAAAGCGC harbors:
- a CDS encoding efflux RND transporter periplasmic adaptor subunit, producing the protein MALTLLMVTAGTATAQETRVETLLVEETPRVEMLRLNGSVSAPRTSQVSSAEAGQVTTLDVALGDRVSQGERLMALDSREAELERQRAEANVEQARADRDDARQRLNEANQLSAQQNIAASEQRQRQNTLAAAEATLNAQKAEQGLWELRVSRHDITAPFNALITQRESDVGEWVTPGDTLMTLVDIDSLTVDFSVPFSAYSQMDDAILEIRQEGDNQWHKARPQAQVPQDTNSRQFLLRAEPRESLSLLPGMAVEGRLRIEGESGPSVPRDALIRRPDGSVSVWLAREEDGEWRAYEQRVEIGDSHEGNVAVHDGIAEGDRVVVVGNERLEEGQSLSLTDD